In the Carboxydothermus hydrogenoformans Z-2901 genome, one interval contains:
- the radA gene encoding DNA repair protein RadA → MVKKIYFCQNCGYETYKWLGRCPACESWNTFVEEKVLAKGKAVFGEVEPVGISKILTGETDRFSTGFGELDRVLGGGIVAGSLILLGGDPGIGKSTLLLQLAGKVGQKQKVLYVSGEESPAQIKLRAERLNISGEIDLLPHTNVAEIEEVAVKGGYELIIVDSIQTMYLPELGSAPGTVTQVRESAGRFMRLSKEKNKTIFLIGHVTKDGYLAGPRVMEHMVDVVLYLEGERHNTFRLLRSVKNRFGSTNELGIFEMVGEGLKEVSNPSEFFISLDRQHDCIGSAVVVSLEGSRPFLVEVQALVAPTGFGTPRRVATGFDYNRFVLLLAVLEKKLGFRMSVHDAYLNVVGGLKISEPAADLGVLLAVVSSFREEPLPNDGVFLGEIGLTGEIRPVLGVDKRLREAERLGFKKAFLPKQSINFKTEMEITTFANLKEAIFKLFSI, encoded by the coding sequence ATGGTGAAAAAAATCTACTTTTGTCAAAATTGCGGTTATGAAACATATAAGTGGTTGGGTCGTTGTCCGGCCTGTGAGAGCTGGAATACCTTTGTGGAAGAAAAGGTTTTGGCCAAAGGGAAGGCGGTTTTTGGAGAAGTAGAACCGGTAGGGATTTCAAAAATCTTAACCGGAGAAACGGATAGGTTTTCCACTGGCTTTGGGGAACTGGATAGGGTTTTAGGTGGAGGTATCGTTGCTGGCTCGTTAATCCTCTTAGGGGGAGATCCGGGAATAGGGAAATCAACCCTTTTACTGCAGTTAGCAGGTAAAGTTGGCCAAAAACAAAAGGTTTTATACGTTTCCGGCGAGGAATCGCCGGCACAAATTAAATTAAGGGCCGAGCGTCTTAACATCAGTGGAGAAATAGATCTTTTGCCCCATACCAATGTAGCCGAAATTGAAGAAGTGGCCGTAAAAGGGGGTTATGAGCTAATCATTGTTGACTCGATTCAAACCATGTACTTACCTGAGCTTGGTTCAGCGCCGGGTACGGTTACTCAGGTGAGGGAAAGTGCAGGGCGTTTTATGCGCTTATCAAAGGAAAAAAATAAAACTATATTTTTGATTGGGCATGTAACCAAGGATGGCTATTTAGCCGGTCCGCGGGTTATGGAGCATATGGTTGATGTGGTGTTGTATTTAGAGGGGGAGAGACACAATACTTTTCGCCTTCTCCGGTCGGTAAAAAACCGCTTTGGTTCCACTAACGAACTGGGAATTTTTGAAATGGTGGGTGAAGGTTTAAAGGAAGTTTCCAATCCTTCGGAGTTTTTTATAAGTTTGGATCGCCAGCATGATTGTATCGGTTCGGCTGTGGTGGTTAGCTTGGAAGGTTCGCGGCCCTTTTTGGTGGAAGTACAGGCGCTGGTGGCTCCTACCGGTTTTGGCACTCCGCGACGGGTTGCTACCGGATTTGACTACAATCGGTTTGTGTTGTTGCTGGCGGTTTTGGAAAAGAAATTAGGTTTTCGCATGTCGGTACACGATGCTTACCTAAATGTAGTAGGTGGCCTGAAAATATCGGAACCGGCAGCGGACCTGGGAGTTCTACTGGCGGTGGTTTCAAGTTTTCGGGAAGAACCGCTACCCAATGATGGAGTGTTTTTGGGTGAAATTGGCTTGACCGGGGAAATCAGGCCGGTACTTGGCGTTGATAAACGTTTAAGGGAAGCTGAAAGGCTTGGTTTTAAAAAAGCATTTTTGCCAAAACAAAGCATAAACTTTAAAACCGAGATGGAAATTACCACTTTTGCTAATCTTAAAGAAGCAATCTTTAAGCTTTTTAGTATATAG
- the disA gene encoding DNA integrity scanning diadenylate cyclase DisA: MKDERIVLALKSVAPGTPLREGLEQILRAKTGGLIVIGDTAKIMEVVEGGFAINTDYSPAYLYELAKMDGAIILSEDGKKILYANAQLVPDPAIPSSETGIRHRTAERVAKQTNALVIAISQRRSVITLYQGNFKYSLSEVSVILNKANQAIATLEKYRAVLDKTLMRLTNLEFDDMVTLLDVAKALQRVEMVLRIEREIERYIWELGSEGRLISMQLEELIANVEDEGLLIIQDYSLLGPEKTPEGILSLIRTWSSEDLLDYSLIVRALGYPGSASILDQPVSPRGYRILDKIPRLPVAVIENLVQTFGNLKNIMSASIEELDDVEGIGEVRARSIKEGLKKLREQTNYTL; encoded by the coding sequence ATGAAGGACGAGCGGATTGTTTTAGCTTTAAAAAGTGTAGCACCGGGAACTCCTTTAAGAGAAGGTTTGGAACAGATTCTTAGAGCAAAAACCGGGGGCTTAATTGTGATTGGGGATACCGCCAAAATTATGGAGGTAGTGGAAGGCGGATTTGCCATAAATACCGATTATAGCCCGGCGTATTTGTATGAACTGGCCAAAATGGATGGAGCAATTATTTTAAGTGAGGATGGGAAAAAAATTTTATATGCTAACGCGCAGTTAGTTCCCGATCCGGCGATACCCTCGTCGGAAACGGGGATTCGCCATCGTACCGCCGAAAGGGTGGCAAAACAAACTAATGCCTTGGTGATTGCTATTTCCCAGCGCCGTTCGGTAATTACTTTATATCAGGGGAACTTTAAATACTCGCTATCGGAGGTCAGTGTTATTTTAAATAAAGCCAATCAAGCCATAGCTACCCTGGAGAAATACCGGGCGGTCCTTGATAAAACTTTAATGCGTTTAACTAATCTTGAGTTTGATGATATGGTGACCTTACTGGATGTGGCCAAAGCGCTGCAACGAGTGGAGATGGTCTTAAGAATCGAGCGGGAGATTGAAAGGTATATATGGGAGTTAGGAAGTGAAGGAAGACTAATAAGCATGCAGTTAGAGGAACTTATTGCTAACGTGGAAGATGAAGGACTTTTAATAATTCAGGATTATTCCCTTTTAGGACCGGAAAAGACTCCCGAAGGAATTTTGAGCTTAATTAGAACCTGGTCTTCGGAAGATCTTTTGGATTATTCGCTAATTGTTCGGGCTTTAGGTTATCCGGGAAGTGCAAGTATTTTAGACCAACCGGTTTCTCCCCGGGGATACCGGATTTTGGATAAAATTCCTAGACTGCCGGTAGCGGTGATTGAAAACCTTGTGCAAACTTTTGGAAATTTAAAAAATATTATGAGTGCTTCCATTGAAGAGCTGGATGATGTGGAAGGGATTGGCGAGGTAAGGGCGCGTTCGATTAAAGAGGGGCTTAAAAAATTAAGAGAACAAACAAACTATACACTATAA